In Equus przewalskii isolate Varuska chromosome 15, EquPr2, whole genome shotgun sequence, a single genomic region encodes these proteins:
- the TIMP4 gene encoding metalloproteinase inhibitor 4: protein MPRSPRTAPSWALLLRLLALLRPPGLGEACSCAPAHPQRHVCHSALAIRAKISSEKVVPASANPADTQKMIRYEIKQIKMFKGFEKVKDVQYIYTPFDSSLCGVKLEANSQKQYLLTGQVLNDGKVFIHLCNYIEPWENLSFLQRESLNHHYLLNCGCQITTCYTLPCTISARNECLWTDWLLERKLYGYQAQHYVCLKHVDGTCRWYQGRLPLRKEFVDIIQP from the exons ATGCCCCGGAGCCCCCGGACAGCGCCGAGCTGGGCGCTGTTGCTGCGGCTGTTGGCACTGCTGCGGCCGCCAGGGCTGGGCGAGGCGTGCAGCTGCGCCCCCGCGCACCCCCAGCGGCACGTCTGCCACTCGGCGCTTG CAATCCGGGCCAAAATCTCCAGTGAGAAGGTAGTTCCTGCCAGTGCAAATCCTGCTGACACTCAAAAAATGATCCGGTatgaaatcaaacaaataaaG ATGTTTAAAGGGTTTGAGAAAGTCAAGGATGTTCAGTATATCTATACACCTTTTGATTCCTCCCTGTGTGGTGTGAAACTAGAAGCCAACAGCCAGAAGCAGTATCTCTTGACCG GTCAGGTCCTCAATGATGGGAAAGTCTTCATTCATCTGTGCAACTACATTGAGCCCTGGGAGAACTTGTCCTTTTTGCAGAGAGAAAGTCTGAATCATCACTACCTTCTGAACTGTGGCTGCCAA ATCACCACCTGCTACACACTGCCCTGTACGATCTCGGCCCGCAACGAGTGCCTCTGGACAGACTGGCTGTTGGAACGGAAGCTCTATGGGTACCAGGCCCAGCATTATGTCTGCCTGAAGCATGTTGATGGCACCTGCAGGTGGTACCAGGGCCGCCTGCCCCTCAGGAAGGAGTTTGTTGACATCATCCAGCCCTAG